The following is a genomic window from Bacillus sp. V2I10.
TCCGCAGCCTTCGCCAAAATGTCCGCAATGCCCTGTATGAGGTTCGGAGGATTATTTATGATTTAAGGCCAATGGCACTGGATGACCTTGGACTCATACCAACCCTCAGAAAGTATCTTTATACAATCGAAGAGTATAACGGGAAAACCCGTATCTTATTTTCAAGCCTCGGTGATTTCGAAGAAAACAGGCTTCCGCCCCGCTTTGAAGTGGCGTTGTTCAGGCTGGCTCAGGAAGCAGTCACGAATGCATTAAAGCACGCCGAAGCCCGTGAGATTCAGGTTAAGGTTGAAGTGAATCAGAATAATATTATTCTGATGATCAAAGATAACGGAAAAGGCTTCGATACGAGAGAAATGAAGCAAAATCAGAAGAAATCATTCGGACTCCTTGGGATGAGAGAGCGTGTAGAGCTCTTAAACGGCCGAATCACAATTGATTCTAAAATAGGTCTTGGGACATTCATTATGATACAGGTGCCTCTCAATGTCTGAAAAAATAGACCAAAGGCATATTGACGGCATCACCCTGTAATAGACTAGAATAAAAAATGGGAGGCGTATGCATGAAGACAAGAATTGCGATTATCGATGATCACCAATTATTCCGAGAAGGCGTTAAACGAATCTTGGATTTCGAACCAAGCTTTGAAGTTGTATCAGAAGGCGATGACGGCGAAGATGCATTAGCCATCGTTGAAGACAGCAAGCCTGATGTTGTCATCATGGACATCAACATGCCGAAAGTAAACGGCGTGGAAGCTACAAAACAGCTGGTGGAATCAAATCCGGAAACAAAAGTAATCATCCTGTCGATTCACGACGATGAGAACTATGTAACTCACGCTTTGAAAACAGGCGCTCGTGGCTATCTGTTAAAAGAAATGGATGCTGACACACTGATCGAAGCTGTAAAAGTCGTTTCTGATGGCGGTTCATACTTGCATCCTAAAGTAACACATAACCTTGTGAATGAATTCAGACGTCTTGCTACAAGCGGATCAGGCGGAGGCACAACAACCATCACGACTGAAATCAGACGTCCATTACATATTTTAACTCGCCGTGAATGTGAAGTGCTGCAAATGCTTGCGGACGGAAAAAGCAACCGCGGCATCGGCGAAGCCCTTTTCATCAGTGAAAAAACAGTTAAGAATCACGTAAGCAACATTCTTCAAAAAATGAACGTAAATGACCGTACTCAAGCAGTAGTCGTTGCCATCAAAAACGGCTGGGTGGAAGTGCGATAAAACCTGCTTCGGCAGGTTTTTTCTTTTACATGGCGCTTTTTAAAAGTTGCATATCTATATCTCGCAAATCCCTGTTATAGTAGATAGCAGGGATTTATTTAGAAATAAGAAAGTATAAAGTTTTGCGCATTGATGTCTAGCTCCATCACCCAACTCCTCTGCCAGAACAAATCCGTCATGCCTGAGCTAAACGGGCGCATGCTCTTTTCTTATTTCTTCACCATTTATTTACATACAAAGTAATGAAATTAGAAGCATTATCTTATAGAATGAAAAGTACATTAAGAGAAGTCGATTACAAGGAAGGTACATATATGAAAACGGCAATAGTTACGGATAGCACATCTTATATTCCAAAAGAAACACGTGAGCGGTTAAATATTCAGATGATTCCGCTGAGCGTGATTTTTGGCGGGGAAGTATACCAGGAGGAAGTTGAAATAACCGCTGCAGACTTTTACGAAGAAGTCAAAAATAGAGGCGAGCTTCCGACTACGTCACAGCCGTCTGCTGGCAAATTTGTTGAATTATTTGAAGAACTTTCTAAGGAATATGATGCAGTGATCAGTGTTCATTTATCAAGCGGAATCAGCGGAACATTCAACGGAGCTGTATCAGCTGGTCAAATGGTCGATGACATTGATGTTTATGCATTCGATTCGGAAGTGAGCTGCATGGTTCAGGGATTTTATGCCATTGAGGCAGCTGAGCTTGCTGCAGAAGGCAAGACACCTGAGGAAATAATGACACGTCTAAACGAAGTAAAAAAATCAATTCAAGCTTATTTCATGGTAGATGATTTAGCACATCTTCAGCGCGGCGGACGTTTAAGCGGCGCACAGGCACTGATCGGCAGCCTGCTGCAGGTAAAGCCAATCCTGCATTTTGTCGATAAACTGATCGTCCCTTTTGAAAAAATCCGCACACGCAAAAAAGCAATCAACCGCATTTATGAGCTTTTCAATGAAGTCGCTGGCGCTGGAGACCCGATGCGCGCGGTCATCATTCATGCCAATCGCCCGGATGAAGCTCAGCAAATGAAAGAAGAACTTGAAGCAAAGTATCCCCATGTAGAATACTCCATCAGCTATTTCGGACCGGTTATCGGCACGCATTTAGGTGAAGGTGCCATGGGACTTGGGTGGTATAAGAGATAAGAGGCTGACTCAAAAAGTCGCAATATGCGGCTTTTTGGGTCAGTTTTTTTGATGAATCTGCATTTCTTCACATTTTTTGAGGGGTGATTTTTGGAAGTCTCGGAATTAATTCGTAAAGTCTGGGAATTAATTCGTAAAGTCCGGGAATTAACGCGGAAAGTCTCGGAATTAATAGGAAAAGTCTTGGAATCGGAAAGTCCGGGAATTATTTTAGGAAATCTTAGATCTCATAAAAACGCCCCGCACAAGAAAATAATTTTATTGAAAGCCAAAATGAAGAATTGATAATTAATTCTCTTCAAAAACAAGGCTCAACGGCTTCCGATTTCTGTGCCTTTTCCTTGATTTTAGGAGACTGCCATACTATTTCGCTTGTCGAAACAACAAATTTCAAAAAAACAACGAAAAAATAACGAAATTCGCACCGAAAATTTGTTTTCCTCATTTTGTAATTAATGTGACAAGACTAGACAATTTCTGCAGAAATTAACATACTTAAGATAATGCTTTATTAAACTAGAGGAGTGGTCACATGCAGGAAATTGACTTACAGAAACGCGCCTACCGTCATTGGACAACATTAGAGGACAAAAAGTTAATGGACTTAAGAAAGCAAGGTGTTAAATTCCGGGATATTGCAAGTCAGCTAAACCGAACACCCATCAGTGTGGAAAAAAGATTCAGAAAAATCGAAAAAACCAAGTTCAATGAAGAATGAAATTCCACATACATAACGGATTGTTGAAACCCACAGAGAATAACAAAGAAGGATTGCCCATTTCAAAGCATCGCCTCCGTGTTAGCCAAATCAATCCATCGTTTACATATTCCAATGACCTCCAAAAACACCTTCAGGGAAGAAAGCTGCTCATAGATGAAATTCCATTTCCGTTCGAAATCATACACCGGCATTATGAAAACGGCTATATTGAGTATGAGTATGGCTTGGAGAAAACAAATAACCGGCTTAGATGCAATCGCTGCAACAACAGTGATCAAAGCTTGATCGGATCCTTTAAGTGTGCAAGGTGCGGTGAACATTGCTCGTATTGCCGCTCCTGCATTCTTATGGGAAGAGTCAGTGAATGCACGCCATTACTTAGGTGGGCTGGTCCTGAATCACACATTCAGCAAACAAAATTTAAGGCGATGCACTGGGAAGGAAAGCTATCAAGAGAGCAGCAAAAAGGGTCAGACCGAATGCTGCATGCGCTGAAAAATCAAAGTGATTTGCTGATTTGGGCTGTATGCGGTGCAGGGAAAACAGAAATGCTTTTCAAAGGAATTGAACAAGCTTTATTAGAGAACAAGCAAGTCTGCATCGCTACGCCGCGCATGGATGTTGTCCTGGAACTTGCCCCAAGGCTTCAGTCCGTTTTTCCTCAAGCGGAAATTGCTGCTCTATATGGAGGGAGCGAAGACCGATTTAAGCAGGCTAACCTCACCATATCCACGACTCACCAGCTTCTCCGTTTTGAACAAACGTTTGATTTAATGGTCATAGATGAAGTAGACGCATTTCCTTACTCAGCTGATCAAAGTCTTCAGTTTGCTGCGGGACGGGCAAGAAAAGAACAAAGCTCCCTCATCTATTTAACGGCAACACCTTCCAGCAGCCTGAAGAAAAAGATTGCCAATCAAGTCAAAATCCCTCAAAGATACCACGGTCATCCGCTTCCTGTACCTGTCTTTTCATGGTGCGGGAATTATAAAAGGGCTCTTCAAAAAGACAAACTCCCATTAAACGTTCAAGAATGGATTTCCTCCCATTTGGATTCAAAAAAACAAGCCTTTCTATTCGTTCCATCCATACCGTTATTAGAAGAAACGACGGCTCTATTAAAAAAGCAGGATCCTTTAATAGAAGGGGTTTATGCAGAAGATCCTGCTCGTAAAGAAAAGGTTCAGCGCTTCCGAGATGGAGTGCTTCCCATTATTATTACCACCACTATTTTAGAAAGAGGAGTCACCATTCCTAATTCTGATGTCGCTGTGCTGGGAGCAGAGGACAATGTTTTTACAGAGAGTACGCTGGTGCAAATTGCCGGCCGAGTCGGCAGAAGTGCGAAGCACCCAAGCGGAGATGTGCGATTTTTTCATTACGGTAAAACAGAAGCGATGATTCGTGCCAAAAAGCATATCCAAATGATGAATACTGAGGCGAAAAGAGTGACTTTGTAACTGTTTAAGGTATTATTTCTATCAAACATATTCCTTCTGTGGCATAATCATCTACAAGATAATGTGGATGGGGGTAGAGCGGTGGTAGTTAATGCGATGGAACGAATCATGGTCGATTTATTAGATGAATATAAGGCTGCTCTGCAGATGAATTGTATGTGTGAGGAATGCTTAAATGACGTGCTTGCCCTTGTTTTAAACAGGGTTCAGCCGAGATACGTAACCAACCCGGATAAGGTTGCTTATGTGAAAGCAGAATTTGTTGACAAACAGCAAATGACGACTTTAATTGTCAAATTAGCAGAATGTGCAAAGATGGTCTCCGATACACCGAAGTGCGAAACTTATGTCAGAGGTGAGTAATGAACAGATGTCTTATTTGCCAGGGTGAGCTTGAAAAAGCTGTATCCTGGAGGAGCGTATTTTTTTTAGATGAACAAGAGAGTGCATGCTGTGCTGATTGTTCATCTAAGCTCTGTTTGATTGAAGGTACTGTATGTCCAATGTGCGATCGGCCCCAGTCTGAGGCAAAAGCTTGCTTTGACTGTGAAAGATGGCAAGCAGATCCCGTGTTTGGCAGCGTCCTTGCGAGTAATCATTCTGTTTATCAGTATAATGAATTTATGAAAGATTTAATCGCCAGATACAAATATAGAGGCGATGCACAATTAGCTGACCTCTTTTACGAGCCCTTTCGAAACGTCTTCTCTAAGCATTTCTCAAAGAATTCCCTTCTTGTCCCCATTCCTCTCAGTAAAGAGCGGCTTTATGAACGCGGATTCAATCAGGCACGCTTGCTTGCTGACTTGCTCAATGCCCGAGTTCACGAACCTCTCATGCGTATCCACTTAGAAAAACAATCCAAGAAAACAAGAACTGAACGCCTGCAGACTGAAAATGTTTTTTTTATAAATGGCAACTCTGAATTTTCCGGACAAAACCTTCTTCTGATTGACGATATTTATACAACAGGAACCACGATCAGACACGCAGCCAAACTGCTTATCGACCATGGTGCCGAAAGTGTTTCTTCTCTTACGCTCGTTCGAGGCTAAACGTTTTCAAACTGATTCCGATAGTAAAGATATAGTACAATGATAGGAGAATCATCAATGGGAGAACTATCGAACTGTCCGGAATGCTACCAGCTATTTGTGAAAACACAATTTAAAACGGTTTGTGATGCATGTTATAAAGAAGAAGAACGTAAATTCGAAGTCGTTTACGGTTTTATAAAGCAGAGTAAAAATCGAACAGCAACTCTATCAAATGTCGAAGAGCATACGGGAGTTGAAGAGGAGCTGATTCTGAAATTTATCAGACAGGGCAGAATTCAGCTCGCCAACTTCCCGAACCTCGGTTATCCTTGTCAGAAATGCGGAAAGCTGATCAGAGAAAATAAGCTTTGTATTTCTTGCGGAAAAGACATTAAAACTCAGCTGTTTGAATTAGAACAGGAAGAAGAACGCCGGCAAAAAGTCACAGAGAAGCAGGCGACCTACTATACCTTTCAGACTAAAAATAACTAAATTTATTAACAACAACTATTTCCAGCCGATATAGAAAGTAACGAGAAGAACGAAAGAATGGAGGAAAAGGGATGAAGATCAATCACTTAAACTCAGCAGGGATAAATCCTTATAAACGAACGGCAGAGAAGCAGCAGGAAGCAGCGCAGCAGGCTAAAAAGCAGGATAAGGTTGAAATATCAACAAAGGCAAAAGAGCTTCAGCAGCAAAATGCCATTGACCAGGCACGGCAAGAAAAGGTAGCTGCAATAAAAAAGCAAGTAGAAACCGGCACCTATACCATTGATCCAAAAGCTATCGCAAACAGCGTCATCAAGCATTACCAAAAATAGATTTCGGGAGGACTTGCAGTGTCAGCACAGTCATTAATTCTAAAGCTTGAGAAGCTGCTCGGGCTGAATCGGCAGCTATACCAATTAGCGCAAACAAAAACAGAAGCCTTGAAAACAGAAGACCTGACTGTGTTGCAGCAAACACTCAAGCAGGAACAAATCTATGTACAGGCCATCAAGCAAGTGGAAAATGAACGGATCGGTCTTGCTTCGGCTTATTTAAACAGGGAAGATGACTTAACTTTATCGGCATGCATGGAAAAAGCAGAGGGAGCAGATAAAGAAAAATTTTCTGATCTTTTTCAGTCATTAACAGATGTAATGGAAAAGCTGAAGAACGCCAATAAGCTGAATCAGCATCTTACCATCCAGGCCCTGCAGTTTGTCTCCTTATCATTGGATATGCTGATGCCAAAGGAACAATCTCCAGCCTATAAGCCTCCGGGCGGAACGGCTACAGAACCGAAACGAAGATCTTTATTTGACTCAAAAGCCTAATGCTCGGAGGAATGAACCATGCGCTCGACTTTTTCAGGACTTGAAATTGCAAAAAGAGGAATGTTTACACAGCAAAGCGCCTTAAACACAACTGGACATAATATTGCAAACGCCAACACGCCCGGCTACACAAGACAGCGTGTTAATTTTGTACAGACTGAGGCATACCCTGCACCATCCATGAACCGCCCTGAGTATCCGGGCCAAATTGGAACAGGCGTTGAAGCGGGAACAATCGAGCGGGTGAGAGACAGCTTTCTCGATACACAATTTCGCTACGAAAATAACAAAGTAGGATACTGGGATTCTCGTGCTGATTCTCTTTTGAAAATGGAAGAAATCATGAACGAACCATCTGAAACAGGCCTTTCTAAAAGCTTTGACCGCTTCTGGCAGTCCATGCAGGACCTCGCATTGAATCCTGCAAATGCAGGTGCACGTGCGGTTGTCCGCGAACGCGGGGCTGCAGTAGCAGAAACGTTTCAATACTTATCGACTTCACTTAAAGCTGTTCAAGGAGAACTGAAAAGTGAATTAGAGGTATCGACAAAAGAAATCAACTCACTTGCAAACCAGATTAACAGCATCAATAAACAAATCTCTGAAATCGAACCGCATGGCTACTTGGCAAACGATCTGTACGATGAGCGCGATCGTCTTCTTGATCAGCTATCAGGTCTGGCTAACATCAAGATTTCAAACGAAAAGAGCGGAGGAAACTCGCTTGCTGTTGCAGAAGGATCTGTAACGATTGAAAGCATGGATGCTAACGGTAAATCACTTGGAACTTTAGTAGATGGCAAGAGTAAATCTGTTAATGAATTAAGCATCGGATTTTCTTCTGATAATGGATTAGTAGACTCGGTTTCGATAGGCTCAAATGCTATAGATGTTAAAGAATTTGGAAGCGTCGGCGAAATTCGCGGGTTAATTGATTCCTACGGCTACAATTCAGACGGTTCCGCAAATGGATTGTATCCGGAGATGCTCAGGCAGCTTAATGAACTGGCATACAGCTTTGCGACAGAAGTAAACAAAGTTCAGGAAGCGGGGTACAGCATCAAGCGGATTGAAGAAAATGGGTCAAGCAGTACACAGTTTTTTGATTTTACTAACATGACAGATCCGCCTAAAGATGCAGCGTCTATGTTAACCCTTCATCAATCTATCATAGACTCAACTGATAACATTGCCGCATCTTCAAACGGCAATATGGGTGATGGGAAAAATGCGCTTGCGCTTGCAGAAGTGAAAAATCAAACCTTCACAATCGGCGGGAAAACGACAACCATCCAGGATTTCTATGAAAGCTTAATCGGAGGCATGGCCGTTGACGCACAGGAAGCAAACCGTCTGGTAAGCAACAGTGATGTGCTCCGTTCTGCAGTTGACCAGCGCCGTCAATCTGTCAGTGCTGTATCACTGGATGAAGAGATGACAAACATGATCCAATTCCAGCACGCATACAACGCTTCAGCAAAAATGATTTCATTGCAGGATGAAATGCTCGATACAATTATTAACGGACTAAGAAGGTAGGTGAACAATCATGCGCGTAACTCAAAGCATGCTCGCAGGCAACTCGCTCCGCAACCTAAGCAAAAGCTATGAAAAAATGGGCACCTACCAGGACCAGCTCGCAACCGGCAAAAAAATCAACCGTCCTTCAGATGATCCTGTTGTCGCCATGAAGGGAATGCACTATCGCACAAACTTAACCGAAGTCGAACAATACCAGCGCAACATCTCTGAGGCCTATCAGTGGATGGAGAACTCAGAAGCGGGAATTGAGCAGGGCACACAAGTTCTTCAGCGAGTGCGTGAACTGATGGTTCAGGCCAGTAATGGAACGAACAGCCCTGAAGACTTAAAGGCGATTGGCGCTGAAATGAAGCAGCTGAAGGAAGATTTGGTTGGATCTGCGAATACGCAGGTGGCAGGGAATTATATTTTTAACGGTACACAGACGAAAGAAGCGCCTGTTACTCTTAACGCTGATGGAACAGTAACAGTAAACATTGATAAATCACCATTTGAAATTGAGGTTTCTAAGGGTGTTCAATTGAAAGCGAATATTAATTCTGACAATGTTTTCAGTGAGGACTTATTTGCGGTGATGGGTTCCATTGAAAAGGCGTTAAGTTCTGGTGACGCATCTGGATTAGACGGATTGCTTTCTGACCTTGACGGTAAAATGGACTCAATGTCAGCGGAACGTGCAGAACTAGGAGCCAGATACAATCGCCTGGAGCTTATTGAAGATCGAGTGGGAAAACAAGAGATTGTTTCAACACGAATTCTATCTGAGAACGAAGATGCTGATTTAGAAAAGGTAATCATGGATTTAACTGCACAAGAAAGTATCCATCGGGCTGCATTATCAGTCGGCGCAAGAATCATTCAGCCAACGTTAATGGACTTTTTAAGATAAGCTATCTTTTTATAAGATAGCTTTTTTAAGATATAAGAAAGTGAAATTTTGCGTATTGATGTCTAGCTCCATCGCCCAGCTTCTCGGCCAGAACAAATCCGTCAAAAAAGTCAAAACCGGACTTTTCTGCCGGATTCTTATCTGTCTGTCGGAGCTAAACGGGCGCTTACACTTTTCTAAATAGGAGGACAATTCATGGACATTCCTCAAATAAGGTTAGAAAGCAGATTTGCTAAACTAGGTTTAGAAACGGTCAATGCTTCACTTGAAATTCAGCAGCCAAAAGCGGACCTATCCATCCAGCAGCCAAAAGCAGAGCTGTCCATACAAACAACACCTGGCAAGCTAACAATTGACCAGACAAAAGCCAGGGAAGAGGTGGATTTAAAGCATATTTCTAAGCGAATTGCAGAAGCAGCAGACCAGGGGCACCGGGACGTTCTTTCCGGAATTGCGAGACGAATCCAGCAAGGCGATGAACAGATGAGAATTGAAAATGGCGGTAAACCGCTTACTGCTCAGGCGAAAAAAACAGCGAAGGCGAAATCAAGCAATTTAACATAGGGTTTATCCCATCTCATTTCAGCGTAAAGCTTGACTATCAGCCATCAGAAGTGAAAATCGATGTGCAGAGAAATGCTCCGATCATTGAGAGCAAAATCAACAAGCCGATCATGGACTATAATGCAGGAGAGGTAAAAGTGGAACTCGCTGAGAGAAATCAGCTAAAAGTAGACTTTGTTTCAATAGACAGAAAGATTTAATAGACTTAAACAAAGGAATGTGAAGCATGTTAATTCAAACGAAATATCATGGGGAAGTAACAATTGATGAAGCGCACAAAATCACCTTTGAACATGGGATTCCAGGATTTATAGAAGAAAAGAACTTTATCTTGCTTCCGCTTGAAGAAGGCTCTTCATTCTTTATCCTTCAATCCATTCAATCTCAAAACACTGCATTTGTCGTCACTAGTCCCTTTTTCTTTTTCAAAGACTATGAATTTGATTTGGATAAATCATCAAAAGAATTATTAATGATAGAATCTCCAAATGATGTCGAAGTGTATGTTATTTTAACAGTCAGTGATCCATTTACGAACTCAACAGCGAATTTACAAGGTCCGTTGATTTTAAATAAAGGAAAAAGATTGGGCAAGCAGCTTATCCTTAACAAGACAGAATATACAACTAAACATCGTCTATGGGAGGGAGCATAATGCTTGTTTTAACTAGGAAAACTGGAGAAGCGATTCAAATTGGCGATGATATTGAGATCACGGTAATCTCTATCGCTGGCGACCAAGTGAAAATCGGTATTAGCGCTCCTGAAAATGTAGATATCCATCGCAAAGAAATTTACATCTCAATTCAAGAAGAAAACAATAAGGCAGCAGAAGTATCTCTAGATATGCTTGCTCAAT
Proteins encoded in this region:
- a CDS encoding response regulator transcription factor, yielding MKTRIAIIDDHQLFREGVKRILDFEPSFEVVSEGDDGEDALAIVEDSKPDVVIMDINMPKVNGVEATKQLVESNPETKVIILSIHDDENYVTHALKTGARGYLLKEMDADTLIEAVKVVSDGGSYLHPKVTHNLVNEFRRLATSGSGGGTTTITTEIRRPLHILTRRECEVLQMLADGKSNRGIGEALFISEKTVKNHVSNILQKMNVNDRTQAVVVAIKNGWVEVR
- a CDS encoding DegV family protein; the encoded protein is MKTAIVTDSTSYIPKETRERLNIQMIPLSVIFGGEVYQEEVEITAADFYEEVKNRGELPTTSQPSAGKFVELFEELSKEYDAVISVHLSSGISGTFNGAVSAGQMVDDIDVYAFDSEVSCMVQGFYAIEAAELAAEGKTPEEIMTRLNEVKKSIQAYFMVDDLAHLQRGGRLSGAQALIGSLLQVKPILHFVDKLIVPFEKIRTRKKAINRIYELFNEVAGAGDPMRAVIIHANRPDEAQQMKEELEAKYPHVEYSISYFGPVIGTHLGEGAMGLGWYKR
- a CDS encoding Myb-like DNA-binding domain-containing protein, producing MQEIDLQKRAYRHWTTLEDKKLMDLRKQGVKFRDIASQLNRTPISVEKRFRKIEKTKFNEE
- a CDS encoding DEAD/DEAH box helicase; translation: MKFHIHNGLLKPTENNKEGLPISKHRLRVSQINPSFTYSNDLQKHLQGRKLLIDEIPFPFEIIHRHYENGYIEYEYGLEKTNNRLRCNRCNNSDQSLIGSFKCARCGEHCSYCRSCILMGRVSECTPLLRWAGPESHIQQTKFKAMHWEGKLSREQQKGSDRMLHALKNQSDLLIWAVCGAGKTEMLFKGIEQALLENKQVCIATPRMDVVLELAPRLQSVFPQAEIAALYGGSEDRFKQANLTISTTHQLLRFEQTFDLMVIDEVDAFPYSADQSLQFAAGRARKEQSSLIYLTATPSSSLKKKIANQVKIPQRYHGHPLPVPVFSWCGNYKRALQKDKLPLNVQEWISSHLDSKKQAFLFVPSIPLLEETTALLKKQDPLIEGVYAEDPARKEKVQRFRDGVLPIIITTTILERGVTIPNSDVAVLGAEDNVFTESTLVQIAGRVGRSAKHPSGDVRFFHYGKTEAMIRAKKHIQMMNTEAKRVTL
- a CDS encoding late competence development ComFB family protein; amino-acid sequence: MVVNAMERIMVDLLDEYKAALQMNCMCEECLNDVLALVLNRVQPRYVTNPDKVAYVKAEFVDKQQMTTLIVKLAECAKMVSDTPKCETYVRGE
- a CDS encoding ComF family protein, translating into MNRCLICQGELEKAVSWRSVFFLDEQESACCADCSSKLCLIEGTVCPMCDRPQSEAKACFDCERWQADPVFGSVLASNHSVYQYNEFMKDLIARYKYRGDAQLADLFYEPFRNVFSKHFSKNSLLVPIPLSKERLYERGFNQARLLADLLNARVHEPLMRIHLEKQSKKTRTERLQTENVFFINGNSEFSGQNLLLIDDIYTTGTTIRHAAKLLIDHGAESVSSLTLVRG
- a CDS encoding TIGR03826 family flagellar region protein; this translates as MGELSNCPECYQLFVKTQFKTVCDACYKEEERKFEVVYGFIKQSKNRTATLSNVEEHTGVEEELILKFIRQGRIQLANFPNLGYPCQKCGKLIRENKLCISCGKDIKTQLFELEQEEERRQKVTEKQATYYTFQTKNN
- the flgM gene encoding flagellar biosynthesis anti-sigma factor FlgM, giving the protein MKINHLNSAGINPYKRTAEKQQEAAQQAKKQDKVEISTKAKELQQQNAIDQARQEKVAAIKKQVETGTYTIDPKAIANSVIKHYQK
- a CDS encoding flagellar protein FlgN; translation: MSAQSLILKLEKLLGLNRQLYQLAQTKTEALKTEDLTVLQQTLKQEQIYVQAIKQVENERIGLASAYLNREDDLTLSACMEKAEGADKEKFSDLFQSLTDVMEKLKNANKLNQHLTIQALQFVSLSLDMLMPKEQSPAYKPPGGTATEPKRRSLFDSKA
- the flgK gene encoding flagellar hook-associated protein FlgK, with amino-acid sequence MRSTFSGLEIAKRGMFTQQSALNTTGHNIANANTPGYTRQRVNFVQTEAYPAPSMNRPEYPGQIGTGVEAGTIERVRDSFLDTQFRYENNKVGYWDSRADSLLKMEEIMNEPSETGLSKSFDRFWQSMQDLALNPANAGARAVVRERGAAVAETFQYLSTSLKAVQGELKSELEVSTKEINSLANQINSINKQISEIEPHGYLANDLYDERDRLLDQLSGLANIKISNEKSGGNSLAVAEGSVTIESMDANGKSLGTLVDGKSKSVNELSIGFSSDNGLVDSVSIGSNAIDVKEFGSVGEIRGLIDSYGYNSDGSANGLYPEMLRQLNELAYSFATEVNKVQEAGYSIKRIEENGSSSTQFFDFTNMTDPPKDAASMLTLHQSIIDSTDNIAASSNGNMGDGKNALALAEVKNQTFTIGGKTTTIQDFYESLIGGMAVDAQEANRLVSNSDVLRSAVDQRRQSVSAVSLDEEMTNMIQFQHAYNASAKMISLQDEMLDTIINGLRR
- the flgL gene encoding flagellar hook-associated protein FlgL, whose product is MRVTQSMLAGNSLRNLSKSYEKMGTYQDQLATGKKINRPSDDPVVAMKGMHYRTNLTEVEQYQRNISEAYQWMENSEAGIEQGTQVLQRVRELMVQASNGTNSPEDLKAIGAEMKQLKEDLVGSANTQVAGNYIFNGTQTKEAPVTLNADGTVTVNIDKSPFEIEVSKGVQLKANINSDNVFSEDLFAVMGSIEKALSSGDASGLDGLLSDLDGKMDSMSAERAELGARYNRLELIEDRVGKQEIVSTRILSENEDADLEKVIMDLTAQESIHRAALSVGARIIQPTLMDFLR
- the fliW gene encoding flagellar assembly protein FliW, whose protein sequence is MLIQTKYHGEVTIDEAHKITFEHGIPGFIEEKNFILLPLEEGSSFFILQSIQSQNTAFVVTSPFFFFKDYEFDLDKSSKELLMIESPNDVEVYVILTVSDPFTNSTANLQGPLILNKGKRLGKQLILNKTEYTTKHRLWEGA
- the csrA gene encoding carbon storage regulator CsrA, translated to MLVLTRKTGEAIQIGDDIEITVISIAGDQVKIGISAPENVDIHRKEIYISIQEENNKAAEVSLDMLAQLKNRKP